From Melospiza melodia melodia isolate bMelMel2 chromosome 2, bMelMel2.pri, whole genome shotgun sequence:
AATACAACATGTCGTCTTCTGCTGTATTTCTATGTAGCTGTTTGGTGTAATGACTTACTAATTTGAAGCGCATTTTAAAGTTCAATCAAATACTGAAAAGAACACTGATTGAGAAGCCTGCATAGATTTCAGTATTCTTTATGAGTCATAACACTGATTTTGGAAGCTTAGCTATATAAGCTGGTGGTGTGCAACATCCTTTCCATACTCCTAATTACGTGAATTAGCATTTAGAACAATCACAAGTTCAAGTATTCAAAAATGCTCTTTTCAGAGCATCCACCAGGTTTACTGCAAGATAGGCACTTGAAGGAGGCTTTGGTTTTCATACTGGGTACTTGTGAAACATCAGTCTGTACAATTCAAAGTCACATGTAAAAACTTAACCACAGAATTTCCACTAAATTAATTGATGATTGCACTGAAAttggccaccaaaaaaaaaccccaaaaccccacaacccCCCCCCCGAAAAAACCTAAGAATTTTTAATTGAACAATATATTTTAAATTCTAAATGCTTTTTGATTTAAGACCCAGTTCTAAGATATTTCTAGGGCCATGTGCCCAACAAAAGCATCGGAATTTTGCTTGAATGAAGTCCAAGTGCTGACTTATGTCTCAGCTCTTTGCTAATATAAATGTATCTGCAAGacacactgtgtgtgtgtgtttactttgaactaaaAGAAATTGTAAGTAAAGGTGGAGGATGCTAGTATTTCTTAGACATATATTTATCCTATATTTCATCTTTCCTTATCTTAACATCATCCACAACAATTCCCATGCATTTTACAAAACCCACCAAGTTACTGAATATATATAAGTAACCTAACTCAACATTAGATGCAGAGAAATTAGTTATGTTAAACCTGAAGAAAACAGTAAAATGCCACAGAACTAAGTATCTCTCCCTAAAGGAATTTGTAAAAATTGTTTTCAGATGCTGTGGCATTAGCACACGCTACTGTTCAGTAAGATCTTTAAATCTGAATACTTTGTTTAAAGGCCATACTCTATCACTATTTTTTTAAAGACCTATGAAGGTGTATTTCACTGCTGTGCAAATGAATATTAGCTAAGATGCATCCTAATTTTAGGAATCACAGACAGAAGAATAGGAAGATTGTTGATGATTACTACCATTGATGGTTATACTACTCCTGCCAAAATTGAAAAAGAAGCCTAAAAAGATTACATCCTGTAACACTCATCAttgggagaaaaaaaccaaaaagacacTATATCAGTCCCCACAGAATAAAAATCTACAAACTCAGATTAGGTAACTGTCTACCTAAGAAAGAGTTGTATTTTCATTTACATATAATAATACAGCTTTTTCAGGAAGCAATCCAAATCATGAGTATCTACTGACTTCAAAAAGGAAACACTAAGACCTCAGTGAAATTTGAATCAAGTCCATATATAGTTATAATTACAGATATTATTAAATGGAGACCAGGATATTTAATGTAATTAACACAGGTAACTCTGGAAATACTGCTAGTTGTTTCTGTATGGCTGTGGGAGTTTTATTCTCCTCATGTTCAATTTTGCCATGCAGAGCTTACACATTCTGTCAGATAAAAAATTCTGGGTGTCCCAACTGCCTCTAGATACTATGGGGAGTTAAGTCTGAGTTTTCTGATAGAATTTGGAAATTGATGCCGAAATTAAAATAATCTCAGAACAGAAAAGGAATGTGTGGTTTAGAGGGATAACATTTTGCAACTAAAACTGAGGAGAAAACTTCAGACAAGTAAGCACATATTTTGCAGATCTCTTCTAtaatttttgggggggattttgatAGCTTTTTTTAACTTACGCTGACAATGTGTGTACAGTGCTGTGAGAAGGCTTAGGGAGTAGACCCTTCTTAAAAGTCCCTCAGAGAGGTTAGGGGTTTGTGAGACTCTCCTGTGGTGTTTTCAGCGTCTCATAAAGAAGGAGCTGTGTCAGAGCAGTTACttcagcagagctgcctccaaAGCGCTCGTTTTATTCTTAGCGCCTTGTCGGTGTGACACCTCACAGACACGCAGAGTCAAGACACGCTTCTGGGAACGTTCACCACAGCTAAGGCCAACGCAACAACCACAGGATGACTTTGCCCTAAACTTGGCTGCCGTCAAAATCCCTCTGCAAGGACGAGCCTAAACGTGCCCGGCTGGGCTCCCTAGGACCCGCATCCCTGACTAACTCGGACAAACCACGGCCACTCGGGGGGGGCTGCGAGGAGCACGGACACGGAGGCGCGCCCCCGTGCGCTCCCGGCCCCGCGCGCTCCCGGCCCCCGCGCGCTCCCGGCCCCCGCGCGCTCCCGGCCCCCGCGCGCTCCCGGCCCCCGCAGCCTCCGCAGGGCTGGCGCGGGGCCAGCGCGCGCCGCGCGGTGCCTTGGCGCCACCTACGGGCCGCGCGCGCGCGCGCTCCCGCGGCGCCCGCAAGAGGAGCGCCCGTAAAATGAATTAAGACAGCGCCGCGTTTAAATCTTTATTAGCGAGGAGTTATTAGACCTaagtaggagaaaaaaaaaaaacaaaccaaaaaaaaacaaaaaaaaaacccaaatcaaaaagCACACCTAATGCTGGATTTGGCTGAAATATGAGTCTCTCAGCTTCCTAATCCCTCTTCATATGGCGTGTTCCACAGTTTAAAATGAGATATGTCAGATCACTTATGCATTACTAAGATGAGAGAATATTTACAATGGgctgacttttttttctttttttcctgcagaattcAGATGTATTCAGAGAATGCATTCCTTTCAAAAGTATGCtttggcaatttttttttaaatatgcagCAAACTGTCTATGCGATACCAACTTTCATCTATTACAACAAAATCATGTTGAACTCAAACAAGAGGAAGACTTACATATGGCTTAGTTATATCCTACCAATAAACCACGTGCTTCACTAATGAGTAGCTTGGAAATTTGGCTGTCtttgttagggaaaaaaaattaaccctTTTAGTAACACTAATTTAGCAAGGTTCCAAATCAGCTCGAACAGCAAAAGAAATTGAAGCCAACTCACTTTGAAATTTGAAACAATGTACATATCCCTTCAACCTTGAAACAGTCAAATTTCTGACTGAAATTTAGCACATACGGAAACAGTTCTTCAATAAGTTTTACAATTGGACAGTTAAatactggggagaaaaaaaaaaagtcttttttttcagttttgctcATGCACATGTATGTGCACATGCATAGTCCTCTAACAACCAAAATTCTTCAAAACCCAAAGTATCAGAGGCATTTTGCAAACACATGTTTAAGCCCCAGGTAAATGATAAAAAGGTCAAGGTTTTAGTTTGTTTGTTCTTGTTTTTGGtgtttggtttaggttttttttgttcCCCCCATAATGTTAACTAAATTAAATTAGcgtgaaacaaacaaaaaaaaaaaacaaaccccacaacACAGTGGCACTTTTAATACTGGTTGATCGGGCACTTGTATGCAGTACTTATAGACCAGTAAAAGTGCTCGTTTACCTGTCTGGTGTGTAAGGGGCCCTTTGTCTTGAAGCCTCCTTGGGAACTGCACTCTGAGGCACTGAAGTGATCTGAACTAGTGGAAGAGCGTTTGGAAAGGGTGTCACAACCACCAACAAAGGTGTTGTCCAACGGGAGTTCCTGAATCACATGGTGCTTTTTCACTGAAACTGGAGTGTCAGGTTTGAGATGAAAAGCAGACTGCGGAGAGGCAGACTTGTAATGCTTGGCAAGATCAGGACTGTTAGGCTTAAAGGTTGATGGTGGTGCTGTGCCCCAATCAAATCTTCCTATACTTtgctcctccagctctgctggaagGCTTATTGTCCCGTTGATAGGTTCATGAACTGCATCATCAGGTTTGGACTCCTCAATGGTCACAAAGTTCAAAAGAGAGCTCTTTGGagatttccttttcttccttttctttttcttgttttgcttgttttcctGATTGGGAGACATCCACTCAGCACCTTGCTTGCTCCTCTGGGCAGCTTTGAATCTGGATGCATGTCGACAGCGAACAAGAACCGTGACAAATATCACCACTATGACAACCATGGCACCCGCCACGACAGCGATCATGATTGTGAGATAGTCCTCATTTTGGTAGGGTTGGCTACTGTCCCCTATGTTCCGATCCAAAGGGGTTTCCATAGTCCTGCGTATCAAGTCATAAATGTAAGAGGCATTTCCAGCAGTATCATTTACATATAAAAATACAAGCACAAGAGTATGCAGGGATTTGGGATAACCCAAATCACTTATGTTGACAACTAAGCGATGCAGGCCCACGTCATTAGGAGTTGGTTTCTCTTCCAGAGTTATATTACCTGTCACTGGATCAATCCGAAACAAACCCTTGTTATTGCCACTTACAATGGTGTACTTCAGCTCAGCGTTCATGCCAGTGTCTATATCCACAGCAAAGACTTCGGCTACCACCGATCCTGGAATTGCTGAGAGTGGCACCAGCTTAAAAGAAGTATTGGAAGGTGGGTAGATGACAACAGGACTGTTATCATTAACATCCATCACGTTTATTGTTACTTTTGCTGTAGAAGAGCGAGGAGGTTGCCCTCCATCCACTGCCTTAACATCAAAGGTGTAAGAGCTCTGCTGTTCTCGATCAAAAGAAACGTTGGACTTTATAACTCCAGAGTACGGATCCAGCACAAAGTTTTCATTGTCATTCAGGATGGAAAGGGTCACTGCTTTATTTTCCCCAGCATCTGCATCAGTCACTGTGATCACCCCCACCGTGCTATACTTTGGTAAGTTCTCTGATACGAAAAACTGGAAATGATTATGAGTAAATTTGGGACTGTTGTCATTTTCATCCAACACAGTAACAATTACAGCCGCCTGACTCTGCAAAGGAGGGGTGCCGTTATCTCGGGCTGTAACAGTGAAAATGAAACGTTCCTGCTCTTCTCTGTCAAAAACTCTGGAGGCTGTCAAAACTCCTGTCTTTCGATCCAGATCGAAAAAGGAGGCATTAGGACCAAGCTGATAAACAATGTCTGCATTTTTCCCACTGTCTTCATCTGTAGCACTAATAGTTGTTAAGTATAGACCACGCCggttgttttcagaaactgaCAGCTCAATTACAGGCTGGCTGAAAATCGGAGGGTTGTCATTTTCATCCTCCAGCTTAACTCTTACCAGGGCAGTCTGGTTCAAGCTGGGCTTGCCAGAATCAGAAGCCACAATTTTAAAGCTGAATTCTTTGGTGCCCTCATAGTCCAACAAGGAAGAGGTCTCTAACAAATACTGGTTGTCGTAAACTGCTTTCAAGTGGAAGGGGACCTCTCGCTCAATGAAACAGATCACTTTGCCATTCACATCAGTGTCCTTATCTGAAACCGTAATTAGGGCAATCTTTGTATTGATGGGATCTTTCTCAGATAAGTACACTGTGCCATTGATGGGACTTATTATGTACCTGAGGTCTATGTTAGGAGGGTTATCATTTACATCAGTGACATTGATGGTGACAGTTGCCCGGGCTGGTGTAGAGCTACCATCACTAGCCAGCACTGTCACTTTGTGAATAGCAGTCTCTTCTCGATCTAAGGACCTCTGAACTGTAATCAGCCCTGTGGTGTTGTTTAAAGCAAAAAATCTTTTGGTTGCAGGGGCGACTTGGGCACCAAAAATGTATCTGATTTCTGCATTGCTTCCTATATCAGCATCTGTAGCATGAAGCTGAATTACAGAGGTGCCTACAGGGGCATTCTCTGGTATATGGACCTCTACTTGACTCTCTTTAAAGACTGGCCTGTTATCATTGACATCACTTACTGTGACTTGCAGGATAGCTGTGCTGGATTTCTGGGGGGTACCTCCATCCTCCACTTTGATTTTCATCACGTAGGTGTCCTTTTGCTCTCTGTCCAAGTTCTGCTGCACAATCAGCTGAGGCCATTTCTCCCCTTCTGGAGTTTCTACAATATCCAGTCCAAAGACACTCTGCCCATTTAACAACTCATAGTGCTGCACACCATTGAAACCTGTGTCAGGATCTGTTGCTGATGGGATTGGAAAGCGACTGTTGATCAGAGTGTTTTCTGGGATGGAGATATTGATGACAGGGGATGGAAACATAGGTGCATTGTCATTAGTATCCTTTACAATGATTTTTATTTTGATCAGCCTAAAAAAGTCATTGGGGAGAATCACCACTTCAAGTTCAAAGAAACACTCGTTTTCTTCTGCATAGGAAGCTCCAGCACATAGTTTTTCTCTGTCTATTCTGTTAGATGTTGTAAAGATTTCCCCCGTGTTACTGGACACTTTGACCAGAGGTGCATCCCCTGCTTTAGACACCAGTCTGTAGACAAGGCTGGCACTGGTCCCTGTGGCAGCATTGATATGAGAAATGTTCAGGTCCTTTGGTATGTTCCCTATGGGCACGTTTTCAGGCAGCTCCTCTCTAATAGTGTAAATAAGTTCTTGAGCTATAGCAGAATCCAGCCTTAAACAGGCAATCAAAGCGGCCAACAGGTAAAAATCCCTCAGGTCCATGATAATGTTTTTATTCTCTTTCCACGGATTTTAGGACTTAAAGGTTTCCAGAGAGGAATGATGCGCGATTTGCAAGAGGAGGCATGCATGGACTGCAGGATGCATTACATCTCATTTCTTATTTGGAGACATCACTGTCAACACAACCACACAGAACAGCATTATTGTTTTTTTTAGGCATGATAAATCCACAATCTCCAACTACTACTAGTTTTTGCAATGCATGCTTCCAGCAGTACATTTTCCTACTGCTCCTTTTTACAAGCAAGCCCTCCGGACAAATGCACCAATATCCCATTGGCTGCATTTGCTCAGAGCACGAATGAAAATAACTACTTGCAGGATTAAGGGCAGCTACTGTTTCCACACGTACTTTCTGAATAATTTCTTGGTACACCGTGTAATCCCTAAAGTGCATTCCCCCTCTACCCTCCTCCACCCAGTCATTGGTACAAGTAAAAAACCTTCCCGGACTACTTCTAGATTCGAACTGCTACGCCAGCTGCCAAATGTAATTTGCTGTTTGCTTCCATATGTATTTTTTAGCTCTTGCTAACCAGATTCTTCTCTGTTCGCTGTGCCTTGCGTGCCCCTCTATAGCTATCGTACTGGGAAATAACCACCCGgacatgctgctgctgcagcagtcgTCACTGGCTACTTCACATCCCTGTTAACTGATGAGACAATAACAGGACTTACAGTTTCTTACACTCTCAGCTCAATGTTTCTTCTCCAGATGTTGGATACTTCTCCTTCTGTTTAATAACCTAAAACTTTAGTTTAGTCTAAATCAGGAGGCTGGAAATTCCAAATGTAACTTAGAAGCAGGAAGCATGTTTACAGATGGGGGGAATATACATTTTCTGATGGCATGAGGAGGAAAAAAGGTGCAGCCTTTCCCCACTGACACTGGTCTCCCTTCAGGATGATATTAGCAGCTGCCACATATAAATACTGCAGACTAATAATGCaggtggaagggaaaaaaaaaaaaaaaaaggaaagcgaCTGACAGACTTCTGTTTGCATGCACTGCTAACCGCACATTATAGGGGTGCAAGGCTGCCAGCACCTACAGTTTGACGGAACTAGGCAGCCCCGAGCACTAATCTTATCTGCATTAAGCTGCACGGTAACTGATGCCTGTGATTACTTCCAGCACAGTAATGCAGGTAGGGATGCAGAGACAGCGAGTAGGTGAGCCTTTCCCACCAACACCAACAGAATCCCAAACACTGATTCTTTCCCTAGATAAATATACTGcgtgctggcttttttttttttttttttttttttttctttaaaggaaaTGCATCCCAGCTTAAGGGTAACTTTGCACTTACGTTAGTTGTCTACCTTTGACGATCTGCTGCAGCTAAGCAATGATCTGTTCCAGCAGATACAGCACAATGCATCTGGTAAACCACCAGTTTTGGAGAAATCAGCAGCAGCCAAACGCTTCCTCCTCGAGATATGTGTTGCTTCGGGGTGGCAAATTATCAACTCCAGGGAACAAATTCACAGTTCTGTCGTTAGTCATCCTCTCCACGTTTCATTCCTGTGAAGCGGTGATCCTTTGGGTGCCTAACGGGCACGCAACAACCCAAACAAACAGCAAGAGAAAAATCCGGTGCACTTCTGAGAGCGGGGGTATTTTCCACTCTGCACTGCACACCATTCCCGTCCCTCTCTcggcagagcagaggcagctaCATGAAGTCTGCAACTTCTGACTGGAAATGGCAAGAGTTGGTCTGACGGTGCTTCTCCCTCTTTAGCTCTGGGGTGACAgttgcccaaaaaaaaaaaaaaaaaaatcaaaaaaaattaaataaaagaaatCCTAATAGGTTATTGCTTTAGTGACGGGAGGAAGCGGCGGCgctttccctcctccctccctccttccctccctcctccctcccagccTCTCTCCCTCGCATACGctctctccttctccctctctctctctgaacTGAAATTCTTGATATAACTCTCAATAAGCCCAGGGGGAGGGTGGGAGCGGAGCGAGGCCACCCCTCCCGCCGCACCGCATTGGCCCGCGCCGGCGGGGGCGGTGGATGGCGGAGCGCGGCCGCGGCATTGGCCGCCGGGCACGTCGCTCCCCGGCCCGGCCGGGCGGAGGGGGCTGCGCGCCGCGCGGAGGGACCGCCGGGGCCGGGGGACGCGGGGAcgcggcgggagcgggagcgggagcgggagcgggagcgggagcgggagcgggagcgggagcgggagcgggagcgggagcgggagcggggcgtTCCGCGGCAGGAGCGCGGCGCACACGGGCGGGCGCTCCGCGGCCGGGGGCGCGGAGGGGGCGGAAAGCAGCGCCGGGTTTGCGCGCTGCTGAGGGGTAATTTGGAAACAGGGGCTCGGGGTGCGTTTGGGCTGGCGGCGCggtgcggggctgtgcggggcggGGGTGCCTCAGTGCGGGCTCGGTGTCGCTTGCGCGgagcggcagcgcggccgcccgcggtgcggtgcggtgcggAGCGGTGCGGGCCCGGCGCGGAGCGCAGCGCTGGCCGTGGGGCCGCCGCCCGGCGCCGCGCAGGTTCGGAGGCAATCGCCTGCCCCGGCCCGCCTTCGCCCGGTTCGGCCTTATATTTAATACATGCCCTTTCATCTATAATTCAGGCTGCTCTGACTCCAGCCCTGTCTCGGCTCCCATTTACGCCTGCACAcctttctccttccctttcccgAAGGGTCAGAGAGACACTCGCCAAGGGAGGGAGAGAGCTACTctgctggtttgggttttgtctGCTTAAACATTGAACTGGAAAAGATTCCTCCTCTCTGTGGTTTGATAAATAATGAAAGTGATCGTTTCGCCTTCCCCATAAATGACACAGGTAAATTATCCAGCTAGCCACAAAGAAGCATCACATGCCTGGAACACACTGTAATAAAA
This genomic window contains:
- the PCDH9 gene encoding protocadherin-9 isoform X11; amino-acid sequence: MDLRDFYLLAALIACLRLDSAIAQELIYTIREELPENVPIGNIPKDLNISHINAATGTSASLVYRLVSKAGDAPLVKVSSNTGEIFTTSNRIDREKLCAGASYAEENECFFELEVVILPNDFFRLIKIKIIVKDTNDNAPMFPSPVINISIPENTLINSRFPIPSATDPDTGFNGVQHYELLNGQSVFGLDIVETPEGEKWPQLIVQQNLDREQKDTYVMKIKVEDGGTPQKSSTAILQVTVSDVNDNRPVFKESQVEVHIPENAPVGTSVIQLHATDADIGSNAEIRYIFGAQVAPATKRFFALNNTTGLITVQRSLDREETAIHKVTVLASDGSSTPARATVTINVTDVNDNPPNIDLRYIISPINGTVYLSEKDPINTKIALITVSDKDTDVNGKVICFIEREVPFHLKAVYDNQYLLETSSLLDYEGTKEFSFKIVASDSGKPSLNQTALVRVKLEDENDNPPIFSQPVIELSVSENNRRGLYLTTISATDEDSGKNADIVYQLGPNASFFDLDRKTGVLTASRVFDREEQERFIFTVTARDNGTPPLQSQAAVIVTVLDENDNSPKFTHNHFQFFVSENLPKYSTVGVITVTDADAGENKAVTLSILNDNENFVLDPYSGVIKSNVSFDREQQSSYTFDVKAVDGGQPPRSSTAKVTINVMDVNDNSPVVIYPPSNTSFKLVPLSAIPGSVVAEVFAVDIDTGMNAELKYTIVSGNNKGLFRIDPVTGNITLEEKPTPNDVGLHRLVVNISDLGYPKSLHTLVLVFLYVNDTAGNASYIYDLIRRTMETPLDRNIGDSSQPYQNEDYLTIMIAVVAGAMVVIVVIFVTVLVRCRHASRFKAAQRSKQGAEWMSPNQENKQNKKKKRKKRKSPKSSLLNFVTIEESKPDDAVHEPINGTISLPAELEEQSIGRFDWGTAPPSTFKPNSPDLAKHYKSASPQSAFHLKPDTPVSVKKHHVIQELPLDNTFVGGCDTLSKRSSTSSDHFSASECSSQGGFKTKGPLHTRQLVTVKFLSGQQK
- the PCDH9 gene encoding protocadherin-9 isoform X12; the protein is MDLRDFYLLAALIACLRLDSAIAQELIYTIREELPENVPIGNIPKDLNISHINAATGTSASLVYRLVSKAGDAPLVKVSSNTGEIFTTSNRIDREKLCAGASYAEENECFFELEVVILPNDFFRLIKIKIIVKDTNDNAPMFPSPVINISIPENTLINSRFPIPSATDPDTGFNGVQHYELLNGQSVFGLDIVETPEGEKWPQLIVQQNLDREQKDTYVMKIKVEDGGTPQKSSTAILQVTVSDVNDNRPVFKESQVEVHIPENAPVGTSVIQLHATDADIGSNAEIRYIFGAQVAPATKRFFALNNTTGLITVQRSLDREETAIHKVTVLASDGSSTPARATVTINVTDVNDNPPNIDLRYIISPINGTVYLSEKDPINTKIALITVSDKDTDVNGKVICFIEREVPFHLKAVYDNQYLLETSSLLDYEGTKEFSFKIVASDSGKPSLNQTALVRVKLEDENDNPPIFSQPVIELSVSENNRRGLYLTTISATDEDSGKNADIVYQLGPNASFFDLDRKTGVLTASRVFDREEQERFIFTVTARDNGTPPLQSQAAVIVTVLDENDNSPKFTHNHFQFFVSENLPKYSTVGVITVTDADAGENKAVTLSILNDNENFVLDPYSGVIKSNVSFDREQQSSYTFDVKAVDGGQPPRSSTAKVTINVMDVNDNSPVVIYPPSNTSFKLVPLSAIPGSVVAEVFAVDIDTGMNAELKYTIVSGNNKGLFRIDPVTGNITLEEKPTPNDVGLHRLVVNISDLGYPKSLHTLVLVFLYVNDTAGNASYIYDLIRRTMETPLDRNIGDSSQPYQNEDYLTIMIAVVAGAMVVIVVIFVTVLVRCRHASRFKAAQRSKQGAEWMSPNQENKQNKKKKRKKRKSPKSSLLNFVTIEESKPDDAVHEPINGTISLPAELEEQSIGRFDWGTAPPSTFKPNSPDLAKHYKSASPQSAFHLKPDTPVSVKKHHVIQELPLDNTFVGGCDTLSKRSSTSSDHFSASECSSQGGFKTKGPLHTRQDYMYLLKY
- the PCDH9 gene encoding protocadherin-9 isoform X6, with amino-acid sequence MDLRDFYLLAALIACLRLDSAIAQELIYTIREELPENVPIGNIPKDLNISHINAATGTSASLVYRLVSKAGDAPLVKVSSNTGEIFTTSNRIDREKLCAGASYAEENECFFELEVVILPNDFFRLIKIKIIVKDTNDNAPMFPSPVINISIPENTLINSRFPIPSATDPDTGFNGVQHYELLNGQSVFGLDIVETPEGEKWPQLIVQQNLDREQKDTYVMKIKVEDGGTPQKSSTAILQVTVSDVNDNRPVFKESQVEVHIPENAPVGTSVIQLHATDADIGSNAEIRYIFGAQVAPATKRFFALNNTTGLITVQRSLDREETAIHKVTVLASDGSSTPARATVTINVTDVNDNPPNIDLRYIISPINGTVYLSEKDPINTKIALITVSDKDTDVNGKVICFIEREVPFHLKAVYDNQYLLETSSLLDYEGTKEFSFKIVASDSGKPSLNQTALVRVKLEDENDNPPIFSQPVIELSVSENNRRGLYLTTISATDEDSGKNADIVYQLGPNASFFDLDRKTGVLTASRVFDREEQERFIFTVTARDNGTPPLQSQAAVIVTVLDENDNSPKFTHNHFQFFVSENLPKYSTVGVITVTDADAGENKAVTLSILNDNENFVLDPYSGVIKSNVSFDREQQSSYTFDVKAVDGGQPPRSSTAKVTINVMDVNDNSPVVIYPPSNTSFKLVPLSAIPGSVVAEVFAVDIDTGMNAELKYTIVSGNNKGLFRIDPVTGNITLEEKPTPNDVGLHRLVVNISDLGYPKSLHTLVLVFLYVNDTAGNASYIYDLIRRTMETPLDRNIGDSSQPYQNEDYLTIMIAVVAGAMVVIVVIFVTVLVRCRHASRFKAAQRSKQGAEWMSPNQENKQNKKKKRKKRKSPKSSLLNFVTIEESKPDDAVHEPINGTISLPAELEEQSIGRFDWGTAPPSTFKPNSPDLAKHYKSASPQSAFHLKPDTPVSVKKHHVIQELPLDNTFVGGCDTLSKRSSTSSDHFSASECSSQGGFKTKGPLHTRQPQDEFYDQASPDKRTEADGNSDPNSDGPLGPRGLAEATEMCTQECLVLGHSDNCWMPPSLGPYQQPKSPLSTFAPQKEWVKKDKLVNGHTLTRTWKEDSNRNQFNDRKQYGSSEGHFNTGNHITDIPLANLKSYKQAPGSVESPKEHQL
- the PCDH9 gene encoding protocadherin-9 isoform X4, whose translation is MDLRDFYLLAALIACLRLDSAIAQELIYTIREELPENVPIGNIPKDLNISHINAATGTSASLVYRLVSKAGDAPLVKVSSNTGEIFTTSNRIDREKLCAGASYAEENECFFELEVVILPNDFFRLIKIKIIVKDTNDNAPMFPSPVINISIPENTLINSRFPIPSATDPDTGFNGVQHYELLNGQSVFGLDIVETPEGEKWPQLIVQQNLDREQKDTYVMKIKVEDGGTPQKSSTAILQVTVSDVNDNRPVFKESQVEVHIPENAPVGTSVIQLHATDADIGSNAEIRYIFGAQVAPATKRFFALNNTTGLITVQRSLDREETAIHKVTVLASDGSSTPARATVTINVTDVNDNPPNIDLRYIISPINGTVYLSEKDPINTKIALITVSDKDTDVNGKVICFIEREVPFHLKAVYDNQYLLETSSLLDYEGTKEFSFKIVASDSGKPSLNQTALVRVKLEDENDNPPIFSQPVIELSVSENNRRGLYLTTISATDEDSGKNADIVYQLGPNASFFDLDRKTGVLTASRVFDREEQERFIFTVTARDNGTPPLQSQAAVIVTVLDENDNSPKFTHNHFQFFVSENLPKYSTVGVITVTDADAGENKAVTLSILNDNENFVLDPYSGVIKSNVSFDREQQSSYTFDVKAVDGGQPPRSSTAKVTINVMDVNDNSPVVIYPPSNTSFKLVPLSAIPGSVVAEVFAVDIDTGMNAELKYTIVSGNNKGLFRIDPVTGNITLEEKPTPNDVGLHRLVVNISDLGYPKSLHTLVLVFLYVNDTAGNASYIYDLIRRTMETPLDRNIGDSSQPYQNEDYLTIMIAVVAGAMVVIVVIFVTVLVRCRHASRFKAAQRSKQGAEWMSPNQENKQNKKKKRKKRKSPKSSLLNFVTIEESKPDDAVHEPINGTISLPAELEEQSIGRFDWGTAPPSTFKPNSPDLAKHYKSASPQSAFHLKPDTPVSVKKHHVIQELPLDNTFVGGCDTLSKRSSTSSDHFSASECSSQGGFKTKGPLHTRQSQRRVTFHLPDGSQESCSDSGLGDHEPVGGGTLISHPLPLVQPQDEFYDQASPDKRTEADGNSDPNSDGPLGPRGLAEATEMCTQECLVLGHSDNCWMPPSLGPYQQPKSPLSTFAPQKEWVKKDKLVNGHTLTRTWKEDSNRNQFNDRKQYGSSEGHFNTGNHITDIPLANLKSYKQAPGSVESPKEHQL
- the PCDH9 gene encoding protocadherin-9 isoform X5, translating into MDLRDFYLLAALIACLRLDSAIAQELIYTIREELPENVPIGNIPKDLNISHINAATGTSASLVYRLVSKAGDAPLVKVSSNTGEIFTTSNRIDREKLCAGASYAEENECFFELEVVILPNDFFRLIKIKIIVKDTNDNAPMFPSPVINISIPENTLINSRFPIPSATDPDTGFNGVQHYELLNGQSVFGLDIVETPEGEKWPQLIVQQNLDREQKDTYVMKIKVEDGGTPQKSSTAILQVTVSDVNDNRPVFKESQVEVHIPENAPVGTSVIQLHATDADIGSNAEIRYIFGAQVAPATKRFFALNNTTGLITVQRSLDREETAIHKVTVLASDGSSTPARATVTINVTDVNDNPPNIDLRYIISPINGTVYLSEKDPINTKIALITVSDKDTDVNGKVICFIEREVPFHLKAVYDNQYLLETSSLLDYEGTKEFSFKIVASDSGKPSLNQTALVRVKLEDENDNPPIFSQPVIELSVSENNRRGLYLTTISATDEDSGKNADIVYQLGPNASFFDLDRKTGVLTASRVFDREEQERFIFTVTARDNGTPPLQSQAAVIVTVLDENDNSPKFTHNHFQFFVSENLPKYSTVGVITVTDADAGENKAVTLSILNDNENFVLDPYSGVIKSNVSFDREQQSSYTFDVKAVDGGQPPRSSTAKVTINVMDVNDNSPVVIYPPSNTSFKLVPLSAIPGSVVAEVFAVDIDTGMNAELKYTIVSGNNKGLFRIDPVTGNITLEEKPTPNDVGLHRLVVNISDLGYPKSLHTLVLVFLYVNDTAGNASYIYDLIRRTMETPLDRNIGDSSQPYQNEDYLTIMIAVVAGAMVVIVVIFVTVLVRCRHASRFKAAQRSKQGAEWMSPNQENKQNKKKKRKKRKSPKSSLLNFVTIEESKPDDAVHEPINGTISLPAELEEQSIGRFDWGTAPPSTFKPNSPDLAKHYKSASPQSAFHLKPDTPVSVKKHHVIQELPLDNTFVGGCDTLSKRSSTSSDHFSASECSSQGGFKTKGPLHTRQALNFGDMPKYLWEIWVPDKPWVPQDEFYDQASPDKRTEADGNSDPNSDGPLGPRGLAEATEMCTQECLVLGHSDNCWMPPSLGPYQQPKSPLSTFAPQKEWVKKDKLVNGHTLTRTWKEDSNRNQFNDRKQYGSSEGHFNTGNHITDIPLANLKSYKQAPGSVESPKEHQL